A genomic window from Megalobrama amblycephala isolate DHTTF-2021 linkage group LG2, ASM1881202v1, whole genome shotgun sequence includes:
- the si:ch73-30l9.1 gene encoding uncharacterized protein si:ch73-30l9.1 yields MLCVTGSEEPLREVQTIGDLYEATHYKVLRLYVCTRLKDQNSDQSDETDRNLTLKRPRLTSSPDISPCTSGCHNQNRSENLHSPPSTPVSLNDDVLQSSDDEVVFLSNDLNTSFDMVSDTLVYSPLHVECVGTETFVETILETVPSESDSVFIPGSNFCDISDAEVTDVLEDPPQSTDTQEPTNNDSFFENPRHVTESETVIIRRVHCVNDMIQAFSDKNILHANVTLKRVLENGEEEAGIGDGVFRDCITEFWDIFFATRTCGTTYKIPTLHHTFQESEWEAVARIFAIGWLRFGYLPIQLAPPFLKEALSLPSPETSLMEAFFNYISPTEKDVLSEALQDFQSADMDEVLSVLSSHSCTVLPNENNLQKILEEIAHKEMVQQLAYIIKCWKPILRSIGETMTAESLDKITVNLQPKARHVAKSIIFPQSMSPSETIVSNHLLRFIRERDQKELGLFLRYCTGSDLFLSKTVQVTFKEMSEFSRRPIAHTCTQHLELANDYSIYAEFRAEFCSVLNSGVWVMDMS; encoded by the coding sequence ATGCTCTGTGTCACTGGCTCTGAAGAACCACTCAGAGAAGTTCAGACAATTGGTGACTTGTATGAGGCAACACATTACAAAGTCCTTAGACTATATGTGTGCACAAGACTGAAAGATCAGAATTCTGATCAAAGTGATGAAACTGACAGGAATCTGACTCTAAAGAGACCCCGGCTTACTTCCTCTCCAGACATAAGTCCATGTACTTCAGGATGTCACAATCAGAACAGAAGTGAAAATTTGCACTCCCCACCTTCTACGCCTGTGAGTTTGAATGATGATGTACTCCAGTCTTCTGATGATGAAGTGGTGTTCCTAAGTAATGATTTGAACACATCCTTTGACATGGTCTCTGACACACTTGTATACTCACCTTTACATGTTGAGTGTGTGGGGACAGAAACATTTGTAGAAACAATACTGGAAACTGTTCCATCTGAGTCAGATTCAGTCTTCATTCCAGGTAGCAATTTCTGTGACATATCAGATGCTGAAGTTACAGATGTGCTAGAAGATCCACCTCAGTCAACTGACACCCAGGAGCCAACAAACAATGACTCTTTCTTTGAAAATCCAAGGCATGTGACTGAAAGTGAAACAGTTATAATTCGCAGAGTTCACTGTGTAAATGATATGATTCAAGCTTTTTCAGACAAAAACATTCTGCATGCCAATGTGACATTGAAACGTGTACTCGAAAATGGTGAGGAGGAAGCTGGCATCGGTGATGGAGTGTTCCGGGACTGTATTACTGAATTCTGGGACATATTTTTTGCAACAAGAACATGTGGAACAACTTACAAGATACCTACTCTGCATCACACTTTCCAAGAAAGCGAGTGGGAAGCTGTTGCACGTATTTTTGCCATTGGGTGGCTGCGCTTTGGTTACTTGCCAATTCAGCTGGCACCTCCTTTTCTAAAAGAAGCACTGTCCCTTCCTTCACCAGAAACCAGTCTAATGGAGGCGTTTTTCAATTACATTAGTCCAACAGAGAAGGATGTTTTAAGTGAAGCGCTCCAAGACTTCCAAAGTGCTGACATGGATGAAGTCCTCAGTGTCCTCAGCAGTCACAGCTGCACAGTGCTTCCTAATGAAAACAATCTCCAGAAAATACTGGAAGAAATTGCACATAAAGAGATGGTGCAACAACTAGCCTACATAATAAAGTGCTGGAAACCCATTCTGCGATCTATTGGGGAAACCATGACTGCAGAAAGTCTGGACAAGATAACTGTAAATCTCCAACCAAAGGCAAGACATGTGGCAAAATCCATTATCTTCCCACAATCAATGTCCCCATCTGAAACAATTGTATCAAATCATCTCTTGCGATTCATTAGGGAGAGAGACCAGAAGGAGCTTGGTCTTTTTCTCAGATACTGCACAGGGTCTGATTTATTTCTCTCCAAGACAGTTCAAGTAACATTTAAAGAAATGAGTGAGTTTTCAAGAAGGCCCATTGCCCACACTTGTACACAGCACCTGGAACTTGCAAACGACTACAGCATCTATGCAGAATTTAGGGCAGAGTTTTGCTCTGTGCTAAACAGTGGAGTGTGGGTAATGGATATGTCGTAG